Proteins co-encoded in one Streptomyces diastaticus subsp. diastaticus genomic window:
- the ftsW gene encoding putative lipid II flippase FtsW → MPADTDRSRRTAPRPRTTAPPAGRPLGARLRDNPVTRFRRRVQRAWDRPLTAYYVIAGSSVLLIVLGLIMVYSSSMVYAINKGLGSSYFFSKQLVAALVGGVLLVIAARMPVKLHRALAYPIIVGSVALMALVQVPGVGQEINGNTNWISLGGPFQIQPSEFGKLALVLWGADLLARKQERRLLTQWKHLLVPLVPAAFMLLGLIMLGGDMGTAVILTAILFGLLWIAGAPTRLFASVLAVAAAIGALLIWTSPNRMARLSCLGATDAGPADICLQPLHGSYALASGGLFGSGLGAGVEKWGQLPEAHTDFIFAVTGEELGLAGTLSVLALFAALGYAGIRVAGRTEDPFVRYAAGGVITWIMAQAVINVGAVLGLLPIAGVPLPLFSYGGSALLPAMAAIGLLIAFARADPAARAALDTRLPGRKRAAVRWNTMRRRARGRSSGER, encoded by the coding sequence ATGCCGGCCGACACCGACCGGAGCCGGCGCACCGCGCCGCGCCCGCGCACCACCGCGCCCCCCGCCGGGCGCCCCCTCGGCGCCCGCCTGCGCGACAACCCGGTCACCCGCTTCCGGCGCCGGGTGCAACGGGCCTGGGACCGTCCGCTGACCGCGTACTACGTCATCGCCGGCTCCAGCGTGCTCCTCATCGTGCTCGGCCTGATCATGGTGTACTCCTCCTCGATGGTGTACGCCATCAACAAGGGCCTGGGCAGCTCCTACTTCTTCTCCAAACAGCTCGTCGCCGCCCTCGTCGGCGGGGTGCTGCTGGTGATCGCGGCCCGGATGCCGGTCAAGCTCCACCGGGCGCTGGCCTACCCGATCATCGTCGGCTCGGTGGCGCTGATGGCCCTGGTCCAGGTGCCCGGCGTCGGCCAGGAGATCAACGGCAACACCAACTGGATCTCCCTCGGCGGCCCCTTCCAGATCCAGCCCAGCGAGTTCGGCAAGCTCGCCCTGGTGCTGTGGGGCGCCGACCTCCTCGCCCGCAAGCAGGAGCGGCGGCTGCTGACCCAGTGGAAGCACCTGCTGGTCCCGCTGGTGCCGGCCGCCTTCATGCTGCTCGGCCTCATCATGCTCGGCGGTGACATGGGGACCGCGGTGATCCTCACCGCGATCCTCTTCGGGCTGCTGTGGATCGCGGGCGCCCCCACCCGGCTGTTCGCCTCGGTCCTCGCCGTCGCCGCGGCCATCGGGGCCCTGCTGATCTGGACCAGTCCCAACCGGATGGCGCGGCTGAGCTGCCTGGGGGCCACCGACGCCGGGCCCGCCGACATCTGCCTCCAGCCCCTGCACGGCAGTTACGCCCTGGCGTCCGGCGGACTCTTCGGTTCCGGTCTCGGTGCGGGTGTGGAAAAATGGGGTCAACTGCCGGAAGCGCACACCGACTTCATCTTCGCCGTCACCGGGGAGGAACTCGGCCTCGCGGGGACACTGTCGGTACTCGCGCTCTTCGCGGCTCTAGGCTATGCGGGTATCCGCGTGGCCGGACGCACGGAGGACCCCTTCGTGAGGTACGCCGCGGGAGGTGTGATCACCTGGATCATGGCGCAGGCCGTGATCAACGTCGGTGCGGTGCTCGGCCTGCTGCCGATCGCCGGGGTCCCGCTCCCGCTGTTCTCCTACGGAGGGTCCGCCCTGCTGCCGGCCATGGCCGCCATCGGGCTGCTCATCGCGTTCGCGCGGGCGGACCCGGCCGCACGGGCGGCACTGGACACGAGGCTGCCCGGCAGGAAGCGGGCAGCGGTGAGATGGAACACGATGCGACGGCGCGCCCGCGGGCGCTCGTCCGGAGAGCGGTGA
- a CDS encoding cell division protein FtsQ/DivIB → MAATTTARRGRNSGTEEPPARSAKAQGPGPRRGRLLLLLAAAAALLGGAAIWALYGSSWLRVESVTAEGTRVLTPAQVEKAAAVPKGVPLASVDTDAVAARLLAALPRLRTAEVERSWPHGVELRVSERRPVLIIAKNGQYGEVDREGVRFATVGTRPKGVPLLKLDAARSPSLKRFPAGRLRAEAVTAAADVPAAVRGELRAVRVRSFDAISLELSGRRTVVWGSGEKGDTKAKALAALLKAAPKARHFDVSVPTAPAASGG, encoded by the coding sequence GTGGCCGCAACGACGACCGCCCGGCGCGGGCGGAACTCCGGGACCGAGGAGCCGCCCGCGCGGTCCGCGAAGGCGCAGGGGCCCGGCCCGCGCCGCGGACGCCTCCTCCTGCTTCTCGCGGCCGCCGCCGCCCTGTTGGGCGGGGCGGCCATCTGGGCTCTCTACGGCTCCTCGTGGCTGCGGGTCGAGTCCGTGACCGCCGAGGGGACCCGGGTGCTGACCCCGGCACAGGTCGAGAAGGCCGCAGCCGTGCCGAAGGGCGTCCCGCTGGCCTCCGTCGACACCGACGCCGTCGCCGCCCGGCTCCTCGCCGCACTGCCCCGCCTGCGCACGGCCGAGGTGGAACGCTCCTGGCCCCACGGAGTCGAGCTGCGGGTGAGCGAGCGACGGCCCGTTCTGATCATCGCGAAGAACGGACAATATGGTGAAGTGGACCGGGAAGGCGTGCGGTTCGCGACCGTGGGTACGCGGCCGAAGGGCGTGCCCCTGCTGAAGCTGGACGCCGCCCGCTCCCCGAGCCTGAAGCGCTTTCCCGCCGGCAGGCTCCGGGCCGAGGCGGTCACCGCGGCCGCCGACGTCCCCGCGGCGGTGCGGGGGGAGCTGAGGGCCGTACGGGTGCGTTCCTTCGACGCCATCTCGCTGGAGTTGAGCGGAAGGCGCACGGTTGTCTGGGGAAGCGGTGAGAAGGGTGATACGAAGGCGAAGGCGCTCGCCGCGCTCCTCAAGGCGGCGCCGAAGGCGCGTCACTTCGACGTGAGTGTGCCCACGGCCCCCGCCGCTTCAGGTGGTTGA
- the ftsZ gene encoding cell division protein FtsZ: protein MAAPQNYLAVIKVIGVGGGGVNAINRMIEVGLKGVEFIAINTDAQALLMSDADVKLDVGRELTRGLGAGANPAVGRKAAEDHREEIEEVLKGADMVFVTAGEGGGTGTGGAPVVANIARSLGALTIGVVTRPFTFEGRRRANQAEDGIAELREEVDTLIVIPNDRLLSISDRQVSVLDAFKSADQVLLSGVQGITDLITTPGLINLDFADVKSVMSEAGSALMGIGSARGDDRAVAAAEMAISSPLLEASIDGARGVLLSISGGSDLGLFEINEAAQLVSEAAHPEANIIFGAVIDDALGDEVRVTVIAAGFDGGQPPAKRDNVLGSSSAKREEPAPAARPANAEPARPAFGGLGSVTPREEAAPQPAVSAEPEPAPSTELPTAPVAPPQVPPARYDSQAEELDVPDFLK, encoded by the coding sequence GTGGCAGCACCGCAGAACTACCTCGCAGTCATCAAAGTCATCGGTGTCGGCGGCGGTGGTGTCAATGCCATCAACCGGATGATCGAGGTCGGTCTCAAGGGCGTCGAGTTCATCGCCATCAACACCGACGCCCAGGCGCTGTTGATGAGCGACGCCGACGTCAAGCTCGACGTCGGCCGGGAACTCACCCGCGGACTCGGCGCCGGAGCCAACCCGGCCGTCGGCCGCAAGGCGGCAGAGGACCACCGCGAGGAGATCGAAGAGGTCCTCAAGGGGGCCGACATGGTCTTCGTCACCGCCGGTGAAGGCGGCGGCACCGGCACCGGCGGCGCCCCCGTCGTGGCCAACATCGCGCGCTCGCTCGGCGCCCTCACGATCGGCGTGGTCACCCGCCCGTTCACCTTCGAGGGACGCCGTCGCGCCAATCAGGCGGAGGACGGCATCGCCGAACTCCGCGAAGAGGTCGACACCCTCATCGTGATCCCCAACGACCGCCTGCTGTCCATCTCGGACCGTCAGGTGAGCGTTCTCGACGCTTTCAAGTCCGCGGACCAGGTACTCCTCTCCGGTGTCCAGGGCATCACCGACCTCATCACCACCCCCGGCCTGATCAACCTCGACTTCGCCGACGTCAAGTCGGTCATGTCCGAGGCGGGTTCGGCCCTGATGGGGATCGGCTCGGCCCGCGGCGACGACCGGGCCGTGGCCGCCGCCGAGATGGCCATCTCCTCCCCGCTGCTGGAGGCGTCGATCGACGGCGCCCGCGGGGTCCTGCTCTCCATCTCGGGCGGTTCCGACCTCGGTCTCTTCGAGATCAACGAGGCCGCCCAACTGGTCAGTGAGGCCGCCCACCCGGAGGCCAACATCATCTTCGGCGCCGTCATCGACGACGCCCTCGGCGACGAGGTGCGGGTCACCGTCATCGCCGCGGGCTTCGACGGCGGTCAGCCGCCGGCCAAGCGGGACAACGTCCTCGGCTCCTCCTCCGCCAAGCGCGAGGAGCCGGCGCCCGCCGCCCGCCCGGCGAACGCCGAGCCTGCCCGCCCCGCCTTCGGCGGCCTGGGCAGCGTGACCCCGCGCGAGGAGGCGGCCCCGCAGCCGGCCGTCTCCGCCGAGCCCGAGCCCGCCCCGTCGACCGAGCTGCCCACCGCACCGGTGGCGCCGCCGCAGGTCCCCCCGGCCCGGTACGACAGCCAGGCCGAGGAACTGGACGTGCCGGACTTCCTCAAGTGA
- the murG gene encoding undecaprenyldiphospho-muramoylpentapeptide beta-N-acetylglucosaminyltransferase, whose translation MHVVLAGGGTAGHIEPALALADALRRQDPTVGITALGTERGLETRLVPERGYELALIPAVPLPRKPTPELITVPGRLRGTIKAAEQILERTRADAVVGFGGYVALPGYLAAKRLGVPIVVHEANARPGLANKIGSRYAHGVAVSTPDSKLRDARYIGIPLRRAIATLDRARVRPEARAAFGLDPNLPTLLVSGGSQGARRLNEVVQQAAPSLQRAGIQILHAVGPKNELPHVDNMPGMPPYIPVPYVDRMDLAYAAADMMLCRAGAMTVAELSAVGLPAAYVPLPIGNGEQRLNAQPVVKAGGGLLVDDAELTPEWVQQHVLPVLADPHRLYEMSRAASEFGRRDADDLLVGMVYEAIAARRANH comes from the coding sequence GTGCATGTCGTACTCGCCGGTGGGGGGACCGCCGGTCATATCGAGCCGGCGCTCGCCCTCGCGGACGCCCTGCGCAGGCAGGACCCGACCGTGGGGATCACGGCGCTGGGCACGGAACGCGGCCTGGAGACCAGGCTCGTGCCGGAGCGCGGCTATGAACTGGCGCTGATCCCCGCCGTCCCCCTGCCCCGCAAGCCCACCCCCGAGCTGATCACCGTCCCGGGGCGGCTGCGCGGCACGATCAAGGCGGCCGAGCAGATCCTGGAGCGCACCAGGGCCGACGCGGTCGTCGGCTTCGGCGGCTACGTGGCCCTGCCCGGCTACCTGGCGGCCAAGCGCCTCGGGGTCCCGATCGTCGTCCACGAGGCCAACGCCCGCCCGGGCCTGGCCAACAAGATCGGCTCGCGGTACGCCCACGGCGTCGCCGTCTCCACCCCGGACAGCAAGCTGCGGGACGCCCGCTACATCGGCATCCCGCTGCGCCGCGCCATCGCCACCCTGGACCGCGCCCGGGTCCGCCCCGAGGCGCGTGCCGCCTTCGGCCTCGACCCGAACCTGCCGACGCTGCTGGTCTCCGGCGGCTCGCAGGGCGCCCGCCGCCTCAACGAGGTCGTCCAGCAGGCCGCCCCCTCGCTCCAGCGGGCGGGCATCCAGATCCTGCACGCGGTCGGCCCGAAGAACGAACTGCCGCACGTCGACAACATGCCCGGGATGCCGCCCTACATCCCGGTACCGTACGTGGACCGCATGGACCTCGCCTACGCGGCGGCGGACATGATGCTCTGCCGCGCCGGCGCGATGACCGTCGCCGAACTCTCCGCCGTCGGACTCCCGGCCGCCTACGTCCCGCTGCCCATCGGCAACGGCGAACAGCGGCTCAACGCCCAGCCGGTGGTCAAGGCCGGCGGCGGACTCCTCGTGGACGACGCGGAGCTGACGCCGGAGTGGGTCCAGCAGCATGTGCTGCCGGTCCTCGCGGACCCGCACCGGCTGTACGAGATGTCCCGCGCGGCCTCCGAGTTCGGCCGCCGGGACGCCGACGACCTGCTCGTCGGCATGGTGTACGAGGCGATCGCCGCACGGCGCGCCAACCACTGA